The sequence TACGCTTACCGCAAACAACAATTTATTATTCCAACATCATTTCTAAGTTTACCGAAGATCAGGCCGGAGAGTCTTTTTCTTTTGAAGCACACATTACTGAGCATAAATTTCCTAATGGAAAAAAGGCACTGAATGAATTAAAAATTGCTGAAACTTCGGGTAATTTAGTAGGAATAATGGGAGCAAGCGGCTCTGGTAAAACTACTTTACTCACACTTCTTTCGGGACAGGAAAAGCCTTCTAACGGCCTGGTGAAGATTAATGACCTTGATCTGAACAAAAATAGTGAAGAGCTAAAAGGTGCCATTGGTTATGTGCCACAGGACGATCTTTTAATTGAAGATCTTACTGTATTTGAAAATTTATATTACAATGCAAAACTTTGTTTTAAAGGATTGAGTGAAAATGAAATTACTCAGAAAATCTCCAAAACATTAGTATCCCTGGGACTCGCCGAAATAGCCACCATTAAGGTGGGAAGCCCTCTGAATAAGAAAATCAGCGGCGGTCAAAGGAAACGTCTCAATATTGCGCTTGAATTGATTCGTGAGCCGCACATTCTGTTTTTAGATGAACCAACATCCGGTCTTTCCTCCCGGGATTCTGAAAATGTAATGGATCTTTTGAAAGAGTTGACTTTCAGAGGGAAATTAATTTTTGTGGTTATTCATCAACCTTCGTCCGATATTTTTAAAATGTTCGATAAGATACTGATTCTCGACACAGGCGGGTATCCTTCCTATTACGGAAACCCCATTGAAGGAGTAATGTATTTTAAAAAAATTACCAACCAGATAAATAGTGAAGTAGGGGAGTGTTATGCTTGTGGAAGTGTGAACCCCGAAACAATTTTTAACCTGGTGGAATTAAAAGAAATTGATGAGTACGGAAACTACACGGACAAAAGAAAAATTCAGCCTGTAAAGTTTTATGAATACTACAAAGAGCGGTTTTTTGAAAAGATAAATGTAAAAACCGTAATGGGCAAACTACAAAGCACCTTTAGCGTGCCGAATAGATTTGTACAAACGAAGTACTTTTTTCTGAGAGATTTTTTCTCTAAACTATCCAACAAACAATATATTTTGATTAACCTGGTAGAAGTGCCTGTGTTAGTGCTCTTTCTGAGTTTGATCATCCGCTACGTAGATAAAACAAAAGAAGAAAATTACAGTTATTTCCACAATACAAATATTCCTTCGTATTTTTTTATGTCCATCATTGTGGCACTACTAGTTGGTTTAACGATAAGCGCAGAGGAAATTTTTAAAGATCAGAAGATTTTAAAGCGTGAAAAATTTCTTCATTTGAGCAGACTATCTTATTTGTCTTCCAAGGTTATTTTACTTTTTGCCATCTCAGCTATTCAATCTGTTTTATTTGTGGCAATAGGCAACCTTGTTCTGCAAATTCATTCGGGTTACCTGAGTTTTTTCTTCATGCTGTTCTCGGTGTTTTGCTTTTCAAATATTCTGGGACTTATTCTTTCTTCTACTTTTAATAGTCCTGTTACCATTTACATCATC is a genomic window of Sphingobacteriaceae bacterium containing:
- a CDS encoding ABC transporter; translation: MSEEILKALMQLFAIIAKQDGVLIENHEKYVFDFLSSQLSVDRVQEYLDLYNEFLNEAKPEPVNAEVKDKARTSMKDSVRTLAICKKINKTLAQKQKTIVLIRLLEFFKNDSQKSINRIQIVETVADVFKIEKQEFLEIKNFLFEGQEETSENEIVIGEESLKETCNCKHYLPFQHYQGNCKFIYLKNINIILLKYHGSVELFLNGVVIKPENIYLFPHGSTLRLPQTTIYYSNIISKFTEDQAGESFSFEAHITEHKFPNGKKALNELKIAETSGNLVGIMGASGSGKTTLLTLLSGQEKPSNGLVKINDLDLNKNSEELKGAIGYVPQDDLLIEDLTVFENLYYNAKLCFKGLSENEITQKISKTLVSLGLAEIATIKVGSPLNKKISGGQRKRLNIALELIREPHILFLDEPTSGLSSRDSENVMDLLKELTFRGKLIFVVIHQPSSDIFKMFDKILILDTGGYPSYYGNPIEGVMYFKKITNQINSEVGECYACGSVNPETIFNLVELKEIDEYGNYTDKRKIQPVKFYEYYKERFFEKINVKTVMGKLQSTFSVPNRFVQTKYFFLRDFFSKLSNKQYILINLVEVPVLVLFLSLIIRYVDKTKEENYSYFHNTNIPSYFFMSIIVALLVGLTISAEEIFKDQKILKREKFLHLSRLSYLSSKVILLFAISAIQSVLFVAIGNLVLQIHSGYLSFFFMLFSVFCFSNILGLILSSTFNSPVTIYIIIPLIIIPQLILGGAMFSYSKLSALFGGGYKVPLVANMMVSRWAYEGLAVDLYTTNPYNKDRFIYSKIESKFNYKLVYLIPKLEEIVKARDPQLKDEFIAKTDLLRTELEKDAVESKKLGFKDELPDFKNSESVLAYLQNLNTFYGEKFNHASRLKEEFIAKQVKMLGSEARCEEQKLNYFSNSLDEIMTGSLVKEKIVVEDNALVQIVDPVFQDPDNKNTLFSTRTHFLSASKYLFNKLIPTYYFNLLVIWLMNGVLFLFLYLDVFKRVFTKMK